From Brevibacillus marinus, a single genomic window includes:
- the spoVT gene encoding stage V sporulation protein T: MKATGIVRRIDDLGRVVIPKEIRRTLRIREGDPLEIFVDRDGEVILKKYSPIGELGEFAKEYADALYESLNHVVLISDRDTIIAVSGASKKEYMDKPVGNIVERTLDERRTRLEKNPGQYDICRDMPEQYASFVIAPIISGGDPIGAVILFSKNEGVKMSELEMKMAETAAGFLGKQMEQ; the protein is encoded by the coding sequence ATGAAGGCAACAGGAATTGTTCGTCGTATTGACGACCTCGGACGGGTCGTGATCCCGAAGGAAATTCGCAGAACGCTTCGCATTCGCGAAGGAGACCCGCTTGAGATTTTTGTCGACCGTGACGGAGAAGTGATTTTGAAAAAGTATTCCCCCATCGGTGAACTGGGTGAATTCGCCAAAGAATATGCGGATGCGTTGTATGAAAGCCTGAACCATGTCGTGCTGATCTCAGACCGCGATACGATCATTGCTGTATCTGGCGCTTCGAAAAAAGAGTACATGGACAAGCCGGTTGGCAACATCGTCGAACGAACACTGGATGAACGGAGAACGCGTCTGGAAAAGAACCCGGGTCAATACGACATCTGCCGTGACATGCCGGAGCAATATGCTTCGTTTGTCATCGCCCCCATCATTTCGGGCGGCGATCCCATTGGAGCGGTTATTCTCTTCAGCAAAAACGAAGGGGTCAAAATGTCCGAGCTGGAAATGAAGATGGCGGAGACAGCAGCCGGATTCCTCGGCAAGCAAATGGAGCAGTAG
- a CDS encoding anti-sigma-F factor Fin, producing MRYRYVCRCCGMKIAELERADLSEGQLGLDSLTPEEREHIITKDAGGDTVIRIICDYCRDALDRHPELSLVGNPLQ from the coding sequence TTGCGTTATCGCTATGTGTGCCGCTGCTGCGGCATGAAAATCGCCGAGCTTGAGCGGGCTGATTTGTCTGAAGGTCAATTGGGCCTTGATTCCTTGACCCCGGAAGAACGTGAACATATAATAACCAAAGACGCAGGCGGGGACACGGTTATCCGGATCATCTGTGATTACTGCCGCGATGCTCTGGATCGGCATCCCGAACTCTCTTTGGTAGGGAATCCGTTACAATGA
- the mfd gene encoding transcription-repair coupling factor: MQVIINRLKEDPNFHTIVSGLSHGLKEQLISGLAGSSRQVLMSALYQQVNRPLCVVTHNMFQAQKVYEDLSELVPEGQLLLYPANELIVSELAIASPEMLAQRIHVLNRLAQGFTGILVVPIAGLRRLVMPPDVWKEAQISLQVGAELEIDSFLERVIELGYERVDMVERKGEMSVRGGIIDIYPLDSEWPVRIELFDVEIDSIRTFDMTTQRSHEAVSSYLIGPAKELVASTAVLQEAAVRLEKKLGETLGKLKESAAKEKLLAQIGQDIELMQQGQRFSRLFSYISVIYPQACTLLDYLPADTILLMDEPSRVLDTVQQLQKEEWEWQSEQIAQGQFMANLPLSVAYEELLEKQPRQIVYLSLFLRQTPRTQPQNIVNMNCRTMQNFHGQMNVLKSELGRWQKGKNQIVFVAADPERAKRLERVLYDYGMEADLLLEPPQSLPPGRPTIIIGNLQSGFELPLNKLVVVTEGEVFTPKQRKARKVQQTMSNAERIKNYLELKPGDYVVHINHGIGKYLGIETKEILGIHKDYLHIRYAGGDSLFVPIEQIDHVQKYVGSEEAEPKIYSLGGSEWKRVKNKVKSSVKDIAADLIKLYAAREASVGYAFSPDTAEQREFEAMFPYQETPDQLRAIAEVKADMEQNRPMDRLICGDVGYGKTEVAIRAAFKAVMDGKQVAVLVPTTILAQQHYETFRERFADYPIVVEVMSRFRSRKEQNATIKGLKEGTVDIVIGTHRILSKDIQFRDLGLLIVDEEQRFGVSHKEKLKQLKTNVDVLTLTATPIPRTLHMSMLGVRDLSVIETPPENRFPVQTYVLEYSPTLVREAIERELAREGQVFFLYNQVQGIEQMAEHVRALVPDARVAVAHGQMNESELEAVMLDFLDGQYDVLVSTTIIETGVDIPNVNTLIIYNADKMGLSQLYQLRGRVGRSNRIAYAYFTYQKDKVLTEVAEKRLQAIKEFTELGSGFKIAMRDLAIRGAGNLLGAEQHGFINSVGFDLYTQMLKEAIDELKGVAKQEEAPPVEINLQLDAYIPSTYITDSRQKIEMYKKFVAVSTLEEVADLEEELEDRFGEIPKPVANLLMISRCRAYALQHHITEISQKDPDVIKLFLHPSQNQNIDGSALFALSKKWDRRIGLSTGQQIVITVKVKGLSTEEGVKLVEELLSQFHLVRRDLGADYTVSDQLGMSR; the protein is encoded by the coding sequence ATGCAAGTCATTATCAATCGCTTGAAAGAGGACCCTAATTTTCATACCATCGTCAGCGGTCTCTCGCACGGACTCAAAGAGCAGTTGATCTCAGGGCTTGCCGGCTCCTCGCGCCAAGTGCTGATGAGTGCCCTCTATCAGCAGGTGAACCGGCCCCTTTGTGTGGTTACCCACAACATGTTTCAAGCACAAAAAGTGTACGAGGATTTGTCGGAGCTGGTCCCGGAAGGGCAGCTGCTGTTATACCCGGCCAACGAGCTGATTGTCTCGGAGTTGGCCATCGCCAGCCCCGAGATGCTGGCGCAGCGCATCCACGTATTAAACCGTTTGGCCCAAGGCTTTACGGGTATTTTGGTCGTGCCCATCGCCGGTTTGCGCCGCCTGGTGATGCCGCCCGACGTGTGGAAAGAGGCGCAGATCAGCTTGCAGGTTGGCGCAGAATTGGAGATCGACAGCTTTCTGGAAAGAGTCATCGAGTTGGGCTATGAGCGCGTCGATATGGTCGAGCGCAAAGGAGAGATGAGCGTCCGCGGGGGCATCATCGACATCTATCCGCTCGATTCGGAGTGGCCTGTGCGGATTGAACTGTTTGACGTGGAAATCGACTCGATCCGCACGTTTGACATGACGACGCAGCGCTCCCACGAAGCGGTCTCCTCCTACCTGATCGGCCCGGCCAAAGAACTGGTCGCTTCTACCGCGGTGCTGCAGGAAGCGGCCGTCCGTCTGGAAAAGAAGCTGGGCGAAACATTGGGCAAACTGAAAGAGAGCGCGGCGAAAGAAAAGCTGCTCGCGCAGATTGGCCAAGATATCGAGCTGATGCAGCAGGGACAGCGTTTTTCGCGTCTGTTTTCCTACATTTCTGTCATCTATCCGCAAGCGTGCACACTGCTCGACTACCTGCCTGCGGATACGATTTTGCTGATGGATGAACCGTCGCGCGTGCTGGATACGGTTCAGCAGCTGCAGAAAGAAGAATGGGAGTGGCAGAGCGAGCAGATCGCCCAGGGACAGTTCATGGCGAACCTGCCGCTCTCCGTGGCGTACGAGGAACTGCTGGAAAAACAGCCGCGGCAGATCGTCTATTTGTCGCTGTTCCTGCGGCAAACCCCGCGAACCCAGCCGCAAAACATCGTCAATATGAACTGCAGGACGATGCAGAACTTTCACGGTCAGATGAATGTGCTGAAAAGTGAGCTGGGTCGTTGGCAGAAGGGGAAGAACCAGATCGTGTTCGTGGCCGCCGATCCCGAACGGGCCAAACGGTTGGAGCGCGTCTTGTACGACTACGGGATGGAAGCCGACCTGCTGTTGGAGCCGCCCCAGTCGCTTCCCCCCGGCCGGCCGACGATTATCATCGGCAATCTGCAAAGCGGGTTTGAACTGCCGCTTAACAAGCTGGTCGTGGTAACCGAAGGCGAAGTGTTTACACCGAAGCAGCGCAAGGCCCGCAAAGTGCAGCAAACGATGAGCAATGCCGAGCGGATCAAGAACTACCTGGAGCTGAAGCCGGGCGATTACGTCGTGCACATCAACCATGGGATCGGCAAATATTTGGGCATCGAGACCAAGGAGATCCTCGGCATTCACAAGGATTATCTGCACATTCGCTACGCCGGCGGCGACAGTTTGTTTGTGCCGATCGAGCAGATCGATCACGTGCAAAAGTACGTCGGCAGCGAAGAAGCGGAACCGAAGATCTACAGCCTGGGCGGCAGCGAATGGAAGCGGGTCAAAAACAAAGTCAAGTCTTCGGTCAAGGACATTGCCGCCGATTTGATCAAATTGTACGCGGCGCGGGAGGCTTCCGTCGGCTACGCGTTCAGCCCGGATACAGCGGAACAGCGCGAGTTTGAGGCGATGTTCCCGTACCAGGAAACGCCCGATCAACTGCGGGCGATCGCTGAGGTAAAAGCCGACATGGAACAAAATCGGCCGATGGATCGTCTGATCTGTGGGGATGTCGGTTACGGCAAAACGGAGGTTGCCATCCGCGCCGCGTTCAAGGCGGTCATGGACGGCAAACAGGTGGCCGTGCTGGTGCCGACGACGATTCTCGCCCAGCAGCACTACGAGACGTTCCGCGAGCGGTTCGCCGATTACCCGATCGTCGTCGAGGTGATGAGCCGGTTCCGTTCGCGCAAAGAGCAGAACGCGACGATCAAAGGGCTGAAAGAGGGTACGGTGGATATCGTCATCGGCACTCACCGAATTTTGTCAAAAGATATTCAGTTCCGCGATCTGGGTCTTTTGATTGTTGACGAAGAGCAGCGTTTTGGCGTCAGCCACAAGGAAAAACTGAAGCAGTTGAAGACCAACGTGGACGTGTTGACGCTCACGGCAACCCCGATCCCGCGTACCTTGCACATGTCGATGTTGGGGGTTCGCGACTTGTCCGTCATTGAAACCCCGCCGGAAAACCGCTTTCCGGTGCAGACCTACGTGCTGGAGTACAGTCCGACTTTGGTGCGGGAGGCCATCGAACGCGAATTGGCCCGCGAAGGACAGGTGTTTTTTCTGTACAACCAGGTGCAGGGAATCGAGCAGATGGCCGAGCATGTGCGCGCACTCGTACCCGACGCCCGGGTCGCCGTGGCCCACGGGCAGATGAACGAAAGCGAGCTGGAAGCCGTCATGCTGGACTTCCTCGACGGACAGTACGACGTGCTGGTCAGTACGACGATCATTGAAACCGGTGTGGACATCCCCAATGTCAACACCTTGATCATCTACAACGCGGACAAGATGGGATTGTCCCAGCTGTACCAGCTGCGCGGTCGCGTCGGCCGCTCCAACCGGATTGCCTATGCCTATTTCACCTACCAGAAGGACAAGGTGCTGACGGAAGTGGCCGAGAAGCGGCTGCAGGCGATCAAGGAGTTCACGGAGCTGGGGTCGGGCTTTAAAATCGCCATGCGCGACCTCGCCATTCGCGGGGCCGGCAACTTGCTCGGCGCCGAACAGCACGGATTTATCAACTCTGTTGGCTTTGACCTGTACACGCAGATGCTGAAAGAGGCGATCGACGAGTTGAAAGGGGTGGCCAAACAGGAGGAGGCACCGCCGGTCGAGATCAACCTGCAGCTCGACGCGTATATTCCTTCCACCTACATCACCGACAGCCGGCAAAAAATCGAAATGTACAAGAAGTTTGTCGCCGTGTCAACTCTGGAAGAAGTTGCCGATCTTGAGGAAGAGCTGGAAGACCGATTTGGCGAAATTCCCAAACCGGTGGCGAATCTGCTGATGATTTCCCGCTGTCGCGCCTATGCGCTGCAGCATCACATCACGGAGATCAGCCAAAAGGACCCGGATGTGATTAAACTGTTCCTCCACCCCAGCCAAAATCAAAACATTGATGGAAGCGCGCTGTTCGCGTTATCCAAAAAATGGGACAGAAGAATCGGCCTGTCGACTGGACAACAGATTGTGATAACTGTTAAAGTGAAAGGGTTAAGCACTGAGGAAGGCGTCAAGCTGGTGGAAGAGCTGCTCAGCCAATTCCACCTGGTACGTCGTGATCTGGGCGCCGATTACACAGTGTCGGACCAACTCGGCATGAGCCGATAG
- a CDS encoding putative polysaccharide biosynthesis protein, translated as MLTEKTSSHFVKGAAILGIAGLISKLLGAVYRIPYQNITGDIGLYVYMQVYPLYTTLLILATAGFPLAISKIVSERLALGDVLGARKTFRVASMVLAALGVLFFLLLYVGAPLISRIMGDEQLTLPLRAVAWSLPLVPVVAIMRGYFQGHQNMVPTGVSQVVEQLFRVIVIMISAYWIMSVYQDAYLAGTGAVFAAFPGALMALLVLLFYWQKNTRAQRKLLRRRQAQAAGGEQLSNRAILRSILFYALPICFGSLVMPLLPLVDSLTVANLLQLSGYSEEMSKVLKGVFDRGQPLIQFGTFFATSLSLALVPAISEAVAQGLQRVIAVRTELAIRLTLLLGLPATFGLLLLAEPINVMLYGDDSGTQALAIQAFTIVFATLSITSSGILQGLGRAMLPAVHLMIGVIVKLLANLLLIPFFGISGAAFATVLAYAMAMLLNAKAIVRHIGVRFPLRLLIAKPLLAVGIMAVVVLVVDYGMLALLSERIASPRLLHTVVAVSAVAAGAVVYGMALFWTGGLTRSDLRFIPKGERIASLLTRFGLLRGEAREETHEGGG; from the coding sequence ATGCTCACTGAAAAAACCTCCAGCCACTTTGTAAAAGGCGCCGCCATCCTGGGGATAGCCGGTTTGATCTCCAAGCTGCTCGGCGCCGTTTATCGCATCCCGTATCAAAACATCACGGGCGATATTGGATTGTACGTCTATATGCAGGTGTATCCGCTGTACACCACACTGTTGATTTTGGCGACGGCAGGGTTTCCGCTTGCCATCTCCAAAATCGTCTCGGAACGCCTGGCACTGGGTGACGTGCTGGGAGCGCGGAAGACATTCCGCGTGGCCAGCATGGTGTTGGCGGCTTTGGGTGTGCTGTTCTTTCTTTTGTTGTACGTTGGAGCGCCGCTGATTTCCCGCATCATGGGCGACGAGCAGCTGACGTTGCCGCTTCGCGCCGTTGCCTGGTCGCTGCCGTTGGTGCCGGTGGTGGCGATTATGCGGGGGTATTTTCAGGGACATCAGAACATGGTGCCAACCGGCGTCTCCCAAGTAGTGGAGCAGTTGTTCCGGGTCATCGTGATCATGATCTCGGCCTATTGGATCATGAGCGTATACCAGGATGCCTATTTGGCCGGCACGGGTGCGGTGTTTGCCGCTTTTCCCGGAGCGCTGATGGCCTTGCTGGTGCTGCTCTTTTATTGGCAGAAAAACACGCGGGCGCAACGCAAACTGCTGCGTCGGCGGCAGGCACAAGCGGCGGGGGGTGAGCAGCTCTCCAACCGGGCGATTCTCCGCAGCATCCTCTTCTACGCACTGCCGATCTGTTTCGGCTCGTTGGTGATGCCCCTGCTGCCGCTCGTCGATTCGCTTACGGTGGCCAACCTGCTGCAGTTGAGCGGTTACTCTGAAGAAATGTCCAAGGTGCTGAAAGGCGTATTTGACCGCGGTCAGCCGCTGATCCAGTTCGGCACGTTTTTCGCCACATCACTCTCCCTGGCGTTGGTGCCGGCGATCAGTGAAGCGGTGGCGCAGGGACTGCAGCGGGTGATTGCCGTTCGCACCGAGCTGGCGATCCGGCTGACGCTGCTGCTTGGGCTGCCGGCCACATTTGGGCTGCTGCTGCTGGCCGAACCGATCAACGTGATGTTGTACGGCGATGACAGCGGTACGCAGGCATTGGCGATTCAAGCGTTCACGATTGTGTTTGCGACTTTGTCGATCACCTCATCCGGTATCCTGCAAGGGCTGGGCCGGGCGATGCTGCCGGCCGTTCACCTGATGATCGGGGTAATCGTCAAACTGCTGGCCAATCTGCTGCTGATCCCGTTTTTCGGGATCTCCGGCGCAGCGTTCGCTACCGTGCTCGCCTACGCCATGGCGATGCTGCTCAATGCCAAGGCGATTGTGCGCCACATCGGGGTTCGGTTTCCCTTGCGCCTGCTGATCGCCAAACCTTTGCTTGCGGTTGGGATCATGGCGGTCGTCGTACTGGTCGTCGATTACGGCATGCTGGCCCTGCTGAGCGAGCGGATTGCTTCCCCGCGGCTATTACATACCGTCGTCGCGGTCAGCGCGGTGGCAGCCGGAGCGGTGGTGTACGGCATGGCGCTGTTTTGGACGGGAGGATTGACCCGCTCTGATCTGCGCTTTATCCCCAAAGGAGAAAGAATAGCGAGCCTCTTGACCCGGTTTGGCTTGTTGCGGGGAGAGGCGCGCGAAGAGACACACGAGGGAGGAGGCTGA
- the mazG gene encoding nucleoside triphosphate pyrophosphohydrolase — translation MAGKIRIVGLGAGTLEQLPLGVYQLLKQAPLVYVRTAQHPVVAQLQAEGVAFASFDRLYEQSATFAQVYAQIVEELLQAAQAGDIVYAVPGHPMVAEQTVQLLRQRSQQESIKLEIVGGQSFLDPLFARLGVDPSEGFVLLDGTNLQPAQLNPALHTVIVQVYDRFIASEVKLTLMEVFPDEYPVTIVTAVGVNGNEQVLTVPLYELDRTAQFGNLSLVYVAPAADETIRYRQFSYLKEIVAILRSPAGCPWDREQTHRSIRKNLLEETYEVLETIDDDDPEAMCEELGDLLLQIMLHAQMAAEDGYFTVDDVIAGLNAKLVRRHPHVFKGEQAENAEQALANWQEIKAAEKAEKGSDPAAQSQLAGIPRDLPALLYAYKLQKKAAAVGFDWKDLADVYRKIEEEYRELRQAPPEEQAGELGDLLFAVVNLARFLKIDPEEALALTNRKFMARFRYIEEKLREGNRTFADTSLAEMDKWWEEAKTKGQSWR, via the coding sequence ATGGCTGGCAAGATACGGATCGTCGGTCTTGGCGCGGGTACGCTGGAGCAACTGCCGCTCGGCGTTTATCAACTGCTGAAACAAGCTCCCCTGGTGTATGTGCGAACCGCGCAGCACCCCGTTGTCGCCCAATTGCAGGCGGAAGGGGTGGCGTTTGCGTCGTTTGACCGACTGTACGAACAATCCGCAACGTTTGCCCAGGTGTACGCACAGATTGTCGAGGAATTGCTTCAGGCAGCACAGGCGGGGGACATCGTCTACGCCGTTCCCGGACACCCGATGGTCGCGGAGCAGACGGTTCAACTGCTGCGCCAACGTTCGCAGCAGGAATCGATCAAGCTGGAGATCGTCGGGGGACAAAGTTTTCTCGACCCGTTATTCGCCAGGCTTGGTGTCGATCCGAGCGAAGGATTCGTGCTGCTGGATGGCACCAATCTGCAGCCTGCGCAGCTGAATCCCGCGCTGCATACCGTGATCGTGCAGGTGTACGATCGGTTTATCGCCTCGGAAGTCAAACTGACCTTGATGGAAGTCTTTCCGGACGAGTACCCCGTGACGATCGTGACAGCGGTTGGCGTAAACGGAAACGAACAGGTGCTGACCGTACCGCTGTATGAGTTGGACCGCACCGCGCAGTTTGGCAACCTGAGTCTGGTTTACGTCGCGCCAGCCGCGGATGAGACGATCCGCTACCGGCAGTTTAGCTATCTCAAGGAGATCGTCGCCATTCTGCGCAGTCCCGCAGGGTGTCCCTGGGATCGCGAGCAGACACATCGCAGCATTCGCAAAAACTTGCTCGAAGAGACGTACGAAGTGCTGGAAACGATCGATGATGACGACCCCGAGGCGATGTGCGAGGAGCTGGGCGACCTGCTGCTGCAGATCATGCTCCACGCGCAGATGGCCGCAGAAGACGGCTACTTCACCGTGGATGACGTAATCGCCGGGCTCAATGCCAAGCTGGTGCGCCGCCATCCCCACGTTTTTAAGGGAGAACAGGCGGAGAACGCCGAGCAGGCTTTGGCCAATTGGCAGGAAATCAAAGCGGCGGAAAAAGCGGAAAAAGGGAGCGATCCGGCCGCCCAGTCCCAGCTGGCCGGGATTCCGCGCGACCTGCCCGCCTTGCTCTACGCATACAAGCTGCAGAAAAAGGCGGCCGCTGTCGGGTTTGACTGGAAAGACCTGGCCGATGTGTATCGCAAAATTGAAGAAGAATATCGCGAACTGCGCCAGGCGCCGCCAGAGGAACAAGCGGGTGAACTGGGCGATCTGCTGTTCGCCGTCGTAAACCTGGCCCGTTTTCTCAAGATTGATCCGGAAGAGGCGCTTGCCTTGACCAACCGCAAATTTATGGCCCGCTTCCGCTACATCGAAGAGAAACTGCGGGAGGGCAACCGGACATTTGCCGATACCAGCCTGGCAGAGATGGACAAGTGGTGGGAAGAAGCGAAGACAAAAGGACAAAGCTGGCGTTAG
- a CDS encoding peptidylprolyl isomerase, which translates to MQKADRRRMRWLTIVSTMMLLFVVVIAGCGKEDEPQQEQEQAEQKDPLAQFPGVTLPYEQIDPETVVAEYEGGTLTAKQFEEFLRTLNFLQPGLGQTLQTADQSMLETYVREYTGSLLLANRADEQMVAEAKKQAEQTFDRYKKDYIGLLNNEEQTFDKLLEEQNINKEMVVEQMTLINSSILYLRSQISDEVLKQRYDAADKSEFTTASVRHILISNESRSDEEAKKLADDLVKRLKNGEDFAKLAEEYSEDPGSKQSGGLYENVNVNTWVPEFKEAALTLPIGEISNPVKTSYGYHVMKVEKRSVTPFEEAKETLRETVLQENYNRFIQDELDKLVTKWNYPQVKQKG; encoded by the coding sequence ATGCAAAAGGCCGATCGACGCAGAATGCGTTGGCTAACCATCGTCTCGACGATGATGCTGTTGTTTGTCGTAGTCATAGCTGGCTGCGGCAAGGAAGATGAGCCGCAGCAGGAGCAGGAACAAGCCGAACAAAAAGACCCGCTCGCCCAGTTTCCGGGCGTGACGCTGCCGTATGAACAAATCGATCCGGAAACGGTCGTGGCAGAGTATGAGGGCGGGACTTTGACGGCCAAACAGTTCGAAGAGTTTTTGCGCACCTTGAACTTCCTGCAGCCGGGACTGGGGCAGACGCTGCAAACGGCTGACCAGTCCATGTTGGAGACGTACGTTCGCGAATACACCGGTTCGCTCTTGCTGGCCAACCGGGCCGACGAGCAAATGGTCGCAGAAGCAAAAAAACAGGCGGAGCAAACGTTTGATCGCTATAAAAAGGACTACATCGGACTGCTGAACAACGAGGAACAGACGTTTGACAAATTGTTGGAGGAGCAAAACATCAACAAAGAGATGGTCGTGGAGCAGATGACGCTGATCAACTCCTCCATCCTCTATTTGCGCAGCCAGATCAGCGATGAGGTGCTGAAGCAGCGTTATGACGCAGCGGACAAGAGCGAATTTACCACTGCTTCCGTCCGCCACATTTTGATTAGCAACGAAAGCCGTTCCGATGAAGAAGCGAAGAAACTGGCCGATGATCTGGTCAAGCGCCTGAAAAACGGCGAGGATTTTGCCAAACTGGCGGAAGAGTACAGCGAAGATCCGGGCAGCAAACAGTCGGGCGGTCTGTACGAAAACGTCAACGTCAACACGTGGGTGCCGGAGTTCAAGGAAGCGGCTTTGACCCTGCCGATCGGAGAGATCAGCAACCCTGTAAAGACCAGCTACGGGTACCACGTGATGAAAGTGGAGAAACGTTCCGTCACACCGTTTGAAGAAGCCAAAGAGACGCTGCGCGAGACCGTGTTGCAAGAGAATTACAACCGATTCATCCAGGACGAGCTGGACAAGCTGGTCACCAAATGGAACTACCCGCAAGTGAAACAAAAGGGCTAA